Proteins from one Phyllobacterium zundukense genomic window:
- the cobO gene encoding cob(I)yrinic acid a,c-diamide adenosyltransferase, producing MAEKSQKLQNLTEAEINERHADKMRKKKAVRDKILATKTDEKGLVIVNTGKGKGKSTAGFGVVFRALGHGMKIGVVQFVKGSWDTGERWVLEKFPEQVTISAMGEGFTWETQDRARDIAMARDAWEQAKMMILDDETELVLCDELNIALRYGYLTVDEIIEVLKQKPHMKHVIITGRNAKEELIEFADLVTEMEMIKHPFRSGIKAQKGIEF from the coding sequence ATGGCTGAAAAGTCACAAAAATTGCAGAATCTGACCGAAGCGGAAATCAATGAGCGGCACGCCGACAAGATGCGCAAGAAGAAAGCGGTGCGCGACAAGATTCTGGCAACAAAGACCGACGAAAAAGGTCTGGTCATTGTTAATACCGGCAAAGGCAAAGGCAAATCCACGGCCGGCTTCGGCGTTGTGTTCCGGGCACTCGGCCATGGCATGAAGATCGGTGTCGTCCAGTTCGTCAAGGGATCATGGGATACGGGCGAGCGCTGGGTTCTGGAGAAGTTCCCCGAGCAGGTGACAATTTCCGCTATGGGCGAGGGATTTACGTGGGAAACGCAGGATCGTGCCCGCGATATTGCCATGGCGCGCGATGCGTGGGAACAGGCCAAGATGATGATCCTTGATGACGAAACCGAGCTGGTGCTCTGCGACGAACTGAACATTGCCCTGCGTTATGGCTATCTGACGGTCGATGAAATCATCGAAGTTCTGAAGCAGAAGCCGCATATGAAACATGTGATCATCACTGGCCGCAACGCCAAAGAGGAGCTCATCGAGTTTGCGGATCTGGTCACCGAGATGGAAATGATCAAGCATCCGTTCCGATCGGGCATCAAGGCTCAAAAGGGCATCGAATTTTAA
- the cobN gene encoding cobaltochelatase subunit CobN, whose translation MHLLLAQKGTIVEGAEAIDLGQTPGDVLFLSAADTELASLSSAQRQNDAVSLRLANMMALAHPMSVDAYVERTARHAKLIVVRIIGGESYWPYGLEALHACAVNHKVQLAVLPGDDKPDPGLDRFSTISRQDRDALWHYLLEGGAQNALRFLDYCGSLIDGRDKPQEAAPLLKAGLWWPGSAAPSLEELHGHWRDNASVVAICFYRALVQSGQTQPVEALIDALKAKGLNPLPVFVSSLKDPVSVATLESIFGEAPPAVVLNATGFAVSAPGSARKATVLEHDGAVVLQVIFSGSSIEQWRGSDQGLSARDLAMNVALPEVDGRVLSRAVSFKSAKHYDEAVEANIVTHEPLANRVEFVAALAANWARLRAAKPVARRVALIMANYPNRDGRLGNGVGLDTPAGTWHILHAMREQGYPVANVSTDGDALINHMMAGPTNAASDGREIRETISLNQYRCFFEKLPQSIQAAVTARWGEPDADPYFMQDAQTFALPLARFGETLVGIQPARGYNIDPKETYHSPDLVPPHGYLAFYAYLREVYGAHAIVHVGKHGNLEWLPGKSLALSDNCYPEVVLGAVPHIYPFIVNDPGEGTQAKRRSSAVIIDHLTPPLTRAESYGPLKDLEALVDEYYEASGVDPRRLVRLKAQILDLVRDIGLDSDAGIHDHDPDDLALQKLDAYLCDLKEMQIRDGLHVFGRSPEGHLLTDLVVALARVPRGAGHGADQSLQRAIALDLGLEGFDPLDCEMAKPWNGPRPDILQAISDEPWRIAGDTVERVELLAAKLVAGEMDCPESWIATAVVLEGIRTNLYPAVIVCGDAEMNGLLTALDGRFVAPGPSGAPTRGRPDVLPTGRNFFSVDTRAVPTPAAWELGQKSAELLIRRYTQDHGEWPTSFGLTAWGTSNMRTGGDDIAQALALIGVRPVWEMASRRVTGYEIIPTAMLGRPRVDVTLRISGFFRDAFPDQIALFDMAVRAVGALDEDTEDNPIAARMRSEQARLIAEGTDEKLAKQRAGFRIFGSKPGAYGAGLQALIDENDWAKRDDLAEAWLVWGGYAYGAGIEGNAERGLLEERLRDVNAVVQNQDNREHDLLDSDDYYQFEGGMSAAVELVSGERPTIYHNDHSRPEKPVIRTLEEEIARTVRGRVTNPKWITGVMRHGYKGAFEMAATVDYLFAFAATTGAVGNHHFEAVYQAFLVDDDVRAFLVEKNPHALRDIAEKLEQAVTRNFWTPRSNSARYDLSKLAA comes from the coding sequence ATGCATCTCCTGCTTGCCCAGAAAGGCACGATCGTTGAAGGCGCCGAGGCCATAGACCTTGGCCAGACGCCGGGAGATGTGCTGTTTCTTTCCGCTGCCGATACGGAACTGGCAAGCCTTAGCTCTGCCCAGCGACAAAACGATGCCGTATCGTTGCGCCTCGCCAATATGATGGCCCTGGCGCATCCCATGTCCGTTGATGCTTATGTCGAGCGGACAGCGCGCCATGCAAAGCTTATTGTTGTGCGGATTATCGGCGGCGAAAGCTATTGGCCTTACGGGCTGGAGGCGTTGCATGCTTGCGCCGTTAATCACAAGGTACAGCTTGCGGTGCTGCCAGGTGACGATAAGCCGGACCCTGGGCTGGACCGGTTTTCCACGATTTCACGACAGGATCGCGATGCGCTGTGGCACTATCTGCTGGAGGGCGGCGCGCAGAACGCCCTACGTTTCCTCGATTATTGTGGATCACTGATTGACGGCAGGGATAAGCCGCAGGAGGCAGCGCCGCTTTTGAAAGCCGGGTTGTGGTGGCCGGGCAGTGCCGCGCCATCGCTGGAAGAACTGCATGGGCATTGGCGGGATAATGCATCGGTCGTGGCCATCTGTTTTTACCGCGCACTGGTGCAGAGCGGGCAGACGCAGCCGGTCGAAGCTTTGATCGATGCGCTGAAAGCCAAGGGGCTCAACCCTTTACCGGTGTTCGTTTCTAGTCTGAAAGATCCGGTATCTGTGGCGACGCTAGAGAGCATTTTCGGCGAAGCGCCGCCTGCGGTCGTGCTCAATGCCACCGGGTTTGCCGTTTCCGCACCGGGCAGCGCACGCAAAGCTACCGTGCTCGAACACGACGGCGCCGTGGTGCTACAGGTTATCTTTTCCGGATCAAGCATCGAACAATGGCGCGGCTCCGATCAGGGCTTGTCAGCCCGCGACCTGGCAATGAATGTGGCGCTTCCCGAGGTGGATGGCCGTGTGCTGTCACGCGCTGTATCGTTCAAATCCGCAAAGCATTATGATGAAGCGGTCGAGGCTAATATCGTAACGCACGAACCCTTGGCCAATCGTGTTGAATTTGTTGCGGCGTTGGCAGCCAACTGGGCGCGGCTTCGAGCCGCAAAGCCCGTGGCGCGCCGCGTCGCTCTCATTATGGCCAATTATCCCAATCGCGACGGCCGGCTTGGCAATGGTGTGGGTTTGGATACGCCTGCGGGTACCTGGCACATCCTGCATGCGATGCGCGAGCAGGGCTACCCGGTTGCCAATGTATCAACTGACGGCGACGCGCTGATCAATCATATGATGGCGGGCCCGACCAACGCTGCGAGCGATGGCCGGGAAATCCGCGAAACCATTTCTTTGAATCAATACAGATGCTTCTTTGAAAAGCTTCCACAATCGATTCAAGCTGCTGTCACTGCCCGCTGGGGCGAGCCTGATGCCGACCCGTACTTTATGCAGGATGCGCAGACGTTCGCACTGCCGCTCGCCCGTTTCGGCGAAACGCTTGTCGGCATTCAGCCGGCGCGCGGTTACAATATCGATCCGAAAGAAACCTATCATTCGCCCGATCTCGTGCCGCCACATGGGTATCTCGCGTTCTACGCCTATCTGCGCGAGGTCTATGGCGCCCACGCCATCGTCCATGTCGGCAAGCACGGCAATCTCGAATGGCTGCCGGGCAAGTCCTTGGCGCTTTCGGATAACTGCTATCCGGAAGTCGTGCTTGGTGCCGTCCCGCATATCTATCCGTTCATTGTCAATGATCCGGGCGAGGGTACACAGGCCAAGCGCCGCTCATCCGCCGTCATCATCGATCATTTGACACCACCGCTAACGCGCGCCGAGAGCTATGGCCCGCTCAAAGACCTCGAAGCGCTGGTGGACGAGTATTACGAGGCATCCGGTGTCGATCCGCGCCGTCTTGTGCGTCTTAAGGCGCAAATTCTCGATCTGGTCCGCGATATCGGGCTCGACAGCGATGCCGGCATTCACGATCATGACCCGGACGATCTCGCTCTGCAGAAACTCGATGCGTATCTTTGCGATTTGAAGGAAATGCAAATCCGCGATGGCCTGCATGTTTTTGGACGATCGCCGGAAGGGCATCTGCTGACCGATCTCGTGGTTGCGCTGGCGCGCGTGCCACGCGGAGCCGGCCATGGCGCCGATCAGAGCCTGCAGCGGGCGATTGCGCTCGATCTCGGGCTGGAGGGCTTCGACCCGCTGGATTGTGAGATGGCCAAGCCGTGGAACGGGCCTCGCCCCGATATCTTGCAAGCTATTTCGGATGAGCCTTGGCGCATCGCCGGCGATACCGTCGAACGTGTCGAGCTGCTGGCCGCCAAATTGGTGGCCGGAGAGATGGATTGCCCAGAGAGCTGGATTGCGACGGCCGTGGTCCTAGAAGGCATTCGTACCAATCTATACCCTGCCGTTATAGTCTGTGGTGACGCCGAGATGAATGGCTTGCTGACAGCACTGGATGGGCGATTCGTTGCGCCGGGACCGTCGGGGGCACCAACTCGCGGGCGTCCGGATGTCTTGCCGACAGGGCGAAACTTCTTTTCTGTCGATACCCGCGCCGTACCAACGCCTGCGGCATGGGAACTCGGACAAAAATCCGCTGAGCTTCTGATCCGACGCTACACGCAGGATCATGGCGAATGGCCGACCTCCTTCGGCCTTACGGCCTGGGGCACATCCAACATGCGCACTGGCGGCGACGATATTGCACAGGCGCTGGCATTGATTGGCGTCAGGCCCGTCTGGGAAATGGCCTCGCGCCGGGTTACCGGTTACGAGATCATCCCGACGGCAATGCTTGGCCGTCCACGCGTCGATGTAACGCTGCGTATCTCAGGCTTCTTCCGCGATGCATTTCCAGACCAGATAGCGCTGTTCGACATGGCAGTGCGGGCAGTGGGCGCTTTGGATGAAGATACCGAGGACAATCCTATCGCCGCGCGTATGCGCAGCGAGCAGGCAAGGCTGATTGCAGAAGGCACTGATGAGAAGCTGGCCAAACAGCGCGCTGGTTTTCGCATATTCGGCTCCAAGCCGGGTGCCTATGGTGCGGGCCTGCAAGCACTCATCGACGAGAACGACTGGGCGAAGCGCGATGATCTGGCCGAAGCCTGGCTCGTCTGGGGCGGCTATGCCTATGGTGCGGGTATTGAGGGCAATGCGGAGCGGGGCCTGCTCGAAGAGCGGCTGCGGGACGTCAACGCCGTCGTGCAAAATCAGGACAACCGCGAGCATGATCTGCTCGATTCCGACGATTATTACCAGTTCGAGGGCGGTATGTCGGCGGCGGTGGAACTTGTCTCAGGTGAACGTCCGACCATCTACCACAATGACCATTCGCGTCCGGAAAAACCCGTTATCCGCACGCTTGAGGAAGAAATCGCCCGTACTGTTCGTGGCCGCGTGACCAACCCGAAATGGATTACTGGCGTGATGCGCCACGGCTATAAGGGTGCATTCGAGATGGCGGCGACTGTAGACTATCTCTTCGCTTTCGCAGCTACCACGGGTGCGGTCGGCAACCACCATTTCGAAGCCGTCTATCAGGCATTTCTGGTGGATGACGATGTACGTGCCTTCCTGGTGGAAAAGAATCCGCATGCCCTGCGCGATATCGCGGAAAAGCTGGAACAGGCAGTGACTCGCAATTTCTGGACGCCGCGTTCCAACTCGGCGCGCTACGATCTAAGCAAACTTGCTGCCTGA
- a CDS encoding TerB family tellurite resistance protein, whose protein sequence is MSESIFDRIATFLGTKSAVQKVADDPVLTAELLLLLHIALADGKTDKAEYGAILRIAANDFGILPEEFGEVAEYLKDFGYETTSTQAALAFADVSFERKVQLLRHLLAIANADDELDAKEANLIRKTADLLGVTPEELHKKQV, encoded by the coding sequence ATGAGCGAAAGCATTTTTGATCGCATCGCGACGTTTCTGGGTACGAAAAGTGCAGTGCAGAAGGTTGCCGATGACCCGGTATTGACTGCAGAACTTTTGCTGCTGCTGCATATAGCATTGGCGGATGGAAAGACTGATAAAGCCGAATATGGTGCGATTCTGCGTATCGCTGCGAATGATTTCGGAATTTTGCCTGAGGAGTTCGGAGAAGTAGCTGAATACCTTAAAGATTTCGGTTACGAAACCACAAGTACCCAGGCGGCGCTCGCCTTTGCGGACGTTTCGTTTGAACGTAAGGTTCAGTTGCTGCGCCATCTTTTGGCAATCGCGAATGCCGACGATGAATTGGATGCCAAGGAAGCCAATCTGATCCGCAAGACGGCCGATCTTTTGGGCGTGACACCGGAAGAATTGCACAAGAAGCAAGTATGA
- a CDS encoding cobalamin biosynthesis protein, producing MILSIYALGVGCERGCAPDELLDLVNKVLQDAAIKPSDLSGIHSIDLRRGEPAILNVAQKFNRPVCYFSAAILEEQTPSLLNPSDRVFALMGCHGVAEAAALAGFGPTGVLVVGKTKSAHATAALAVQRDKK from the coding sequence ATGATTTTGTCAATCTATGCGCTGGGGGTGGGATGCGAACGGGGATGTGCGCCGGACGAGCTTTTGGACCTCGTCAACAAGGTCTTGCAAGACGCCGCCATTAAGCCGTCGGATCTAAGCGGCATACACTCGATAGACTTGCGACGGGGTGAGCCAGCCATTTTAAATGTGGCGCAGAAATTCAACCGACCTGTTTGCTACTTCAGTGCTGCCATTCTGGAAGAACAGACACCGAGTTTACTAAACCCGTCTGATCGCGTTTTTGCACTGATGGGATGTCACGGCGTGGCTGAAGCCGCCGCGCTTGCAGGTTTTGGACCGACAGGCGTATTGGTCGTTGGAAAGACAAAATCGGCTCATGCCACAGCAGCATTGGCTGTACAAAGAGATAAAAAATGA